The Streptococcus mitis genomic sequence TAAGGCAAACTGGAAAATAAAAAGATATTTTTCGGAGAAAAAACATGACAAAAAACTTATTAGTAGAACTCGGTCTTGAAGAATTACCAGCCTATGTTGTCACACCAAGTGAAAAACAACTAGGCGAAAAAATGGCAGCCTTCCTCAAGGAAAACCGCCTGTCTTTTGAAGCTGTTCAAACCTTCTCAACACCACGTCGTTTAGCTGTTCGTGTAACTGGTCTTGCAGACAAACAGTCTGATTTGACAGAAGATTTTAAGGGGCCAGCAAAGAAAATTGCCTTGGATAGTGATGGAAATTTCACCAAAGCAGCTCAAGGATTTGTCCGAGGAAAAGGCTTGACTGTTGAAGATATCGAATTTCGTGAAATTAAGGGTGAAGAATATGTCTATGTTACCAAGGAAGAAATTGGTCAAGCAGTTGAAGCCATTGTTCCTGGTGTTGTAGATGTCTTGAAGTCCTTGACTTTCCCTGTCAGCATGCACTGGGCTAACAACACCTTTGAATATATCCGCCCTGTTCACACTTTAACTGTTCTTTTAGATGAAGAAGAGTTTGATTTGGATTTCCTTGATATCAAGGGAGATCGTGTCAGCCGTGGTCATCGTTTCTTGGGACAAGAAACTAAGATTCAGTCAGCATTGAGCTACGAAGAAGACCTTCGTAAGCAGTTTGTAATCGCGGATCCTCGTGAACGTGAGCAAATGATTGTTGACCAAATCAAAGCAATCGAAACTGAGCATGGTGTACGTATCGAAATTGATGCTGATTTGCTTAATGAAGTCTTGAACTTGGTTGAATACCCAACTGCCTTTATGGGAAGTTTTGATGCCAAATACCTTGAAGTTCCAGAAGAAGTTTTGGTGACTTCAATGAAAGAACACCAACGTTACTTTGTTGTTCGTGATCAAGACGGTAAACTATTGCCAAACTTCATTTCTGTTCGTAACGGAAACGCAGAGTATTTGGAAAATGTCATTAAAGGAAATGAAAAAGTCTTAGTAGCTCGCTTAGAAGACGGTGAATTCTTCTGGCGTGAAGACCAAAAATTGGTGATTTCAGATCTTGTTGAAAAATTAAACAATGTCACCTTCCATGAGAAGATTGGTTCCCTTCGTGAACACATGATTCGTACGGGGCAGATTGCTATTCTCTTGGCAGAAAAAGCTGGTTTGTCAGCGGATGAAACGATTGACTTAGCTCGTGCAGCAGCCATTTACAAGTTTGACTTGTTGACAGGTATGGTTGGCGAATTTGACGAGCTCCAAGGAATTATGGGTGAGAAATATGCCCTTCTTGCTGGTGAAACTCCAGCGGTGGCAGCTGCTATTCGTGAACACTACATGCCTACTTCAGCTGAAGGAGAACTTCCAGAGAGCAAGGTTGGAGCCATTCTAGCCATTGCAGACAAATTGGATACGATTTTGAGTTTCTTCTCAGTAGGCTTGATTCCATCAGGTTCTAATGACCCTTATGCCCTTCGTCGTGCGACCCAAGGTGTTGTTCGTATCTTGGATGCCTTTGGTTGGCACATTGCTATGGACGAGCTGATAGATAGCCTTTATGCATTGAAATTTGATAGCTTGACTTATGAAAATAAGGCAGAGGTTATGGATTTTATCAAGGCTCGTGTTGATAAGATGATGGGTTCTACTCCAAAAGATATCAAGGAAGCCGTTCTTGCAGGATCAAACTTTGTTGTGGCGGATATGTTGGAAGCAGCAAGTGCTCTCGTAGAAGCAAGCAAGGAAGAAGACTTCAAACCATCTGTTGAATCACTTTCTCGTGCCTTTAACTTGGCTGAAAAGGTAGAAGGAGTTGCAACAGTTGATTCAGCACTTTTTGAAAATGACCAAGAAAAAGCTTTGGCGGAAGCAGTAGAAACACTCGTTTTATCAGGTTCTGCAAGTCAGCAATTGAAACAACTCTTTGCGCTTAGCCCAGTCATTGATGCATTCTTTGAGAATACCATGGTTATGGCTGAAAATGAAGCAGTCCGTCAAAATCGTTTGGCAATCTTGTCTCATTTAACTCAAAAAGCAGCTAAACTTGCACGTTTTAACCAAATCAATACCAAATAAAATCTGTTAAACGGATTAAATCTTATCATAAAGGAGAGAAACATGGATCCTAAAAAAATTGATCGTATCAACGAGCTTGCTAAAAAGAAAAAAGCAGAAGGCTTGACACCAGAAGAAAAAGTGGAACAAGCTAAACTACGTGAGGAGTACATCGAAGGTTATCGTCGCTCTGTTCGTCACCACATTGAGGGAATCAAAATTGTGGACGAAGAAGGAAACGATGTTACACCAGAAAAACTACGCCAAGTTCAACGTGAAAAAGGATTACATGGTCGTAGTCTCGATGATCCAAACTCATAATAAGCATTCTCTCTTTTAACAAAGATAGATGAAATAATAAGTAAAAGACTAGCAGACAAAAACTGCTAGTCTTTTTTTTGATAAAAAAGGAACCAAGATGGTTCCTAAAATGATTAGTTACTTGCTCCAGATGTAGCGTCAGCGCCACCACCGTGACCACCGGCATCACCTGAATCAGAAGCTCCAGATGTAGCATCTGCATCGCCGTGACCATGTCCGCCAGCAGGAGCTGCAGCATTTCCACCGACTAAACGTTGACCAGTTGTATTGAGGTACCAATCAAGCCATGGTTGGAAATTAAAGATAATCTCATTAATTCCAGCATATGAACCATCTGGGTAGTACATTGCTTGGTAATTATGGGTATTAATAACACCTTCAGGTGTTCCTGGCACAATTGTACGGACATATTCTTGATCCCCGTTACGCAATACGCCGACAACCCATTCAACGTTTTTCATTCTAGAATCTGGCAATGTACCGTGTACTGTTCCTAATCTATTTCCTGATTGAGCACGTACACGTTTACCAAACATTGTATCTGGGTCTTGGTGTGCGTTATTAAAGTACAAAAATTGATTGTTATCATCTGCAAATGTCAATTCAAATGGCATTGCTTTCAAGAACATGTCAATTTGGTTAACTGTCAAGATACCGTGGTCTAATTTAACGTAAGTATCTCCAGAAACAGCTCCAACAAGTTCAGCAGCTTTTTCTACCCATTCAGGATCATCTGGATCAACACCTTGGATGGTAGTTGCAATTGAATTTGTACAATATAAATCTTCTGGCTCAATTGGTTTTGGTTTTTTCAATTTTGAAACGACTCCCACGTATTTTACAAAGTTGTCTAAACATGTTTCAAGGAAATTAACAGTTCCTTCATTTGTGATATTTCCATTAACATCAAAAGCTTCTTTAGCTTTACCAAGAAGGAATTCATTTCCTGGAAGTGTGTAGGCATTGACACCTGGAGCGTCAAGAATCTTACGAAGGTGAACTTGGGCACGTGAAGTACCTTGGTCATAGTAAGAAGCACCCACAATCATGACTGGTTTGTTTTCAAATGGATGAACTTCATATGAAAGCCATTCAAGAACAGATTTTAGGGAAGCTGAGATTGTGTGGTTGTGCTCAGGCGTAGCAATGATAACACCATCAGCACGAGTAATTCTGTTATACAAAAGACGTAATTGGAAACTTTCATCCCATTTTTCGTCCTGGTTAAACATTGGAACTTCGTCAATTTCAAGGACTTCTAATTCAAATTTGAGTTTGAAGTGACGACGGATGAATTCCAAGAGTTTACGGTTATATGATTGATCGTAGTTTGATCCTACAAGTCCAACAAATTTCATTCTTTTTGGTCTCCTATCTTACAAATTTTCCCAGTCAAAGTCTTCTGCATCTTTGCGAAGTAATTCTTGTGCATTGCGCAATTTTTCTGTGATTTTTACAAAGATACGGTAGTCGTCAAAAGTAGCATCCAGTTTTTTGATCACATCAAGATCTACTAGGTCTCCACTTGGGTTGAAAGCTTGAAGAGAATGTGAAAGCAAGAATTCATCTGGAAGGACACTTGCTTTAATTTCTGGGGCATTCAAGATTTGGCGAAGTTGTAATTGGGCACGTGATGAACCAAGCGTACCGTAAGAAGCACCTGTAATCATGATTGGTTTGTTCAAAAGTGGGTAAATACCGTATGACAACCAAGCTAGAGCGCTCATCAAAACTGCAGGAATAGAGTGGTCATACTCAGGAGTGCCGATAATAACGCCATCTGCCTCTTCAATTTTAGCAGCAATTTCTAAAATTTCAACAGGTACTTGCTTGTCAGCTGGTTTGTTGAAGACAGGGATATCCTTGATTTCAACAAGTTCAATTTCAGCTTTTTCAGCAAAGTGTTTTTGCATGTATTGAAGCAATTGACGGTTTGTAGAACGTTTTGAATTTGTTCCAACAATAGCAATAAGTTTTAACATGAGATTTCCTTTCTCTTTTTACATAATACGATTTTAAAACTCCATTGAAACATCTATTTCTATAGAGTAGGAATTCCTGAAGAACAGCTTAGGTGACCTTCCTTATCGATGAGGATAGCTTCGATGCCCTCCAAACTTTCGACTTGCCAGAGGATAGAAGCAGGTCTTTCTCCAAATAAACGAGTTGTCCATATTTCACCATCAACTGATTTATCAGAGATGATTGTGAGACTTGCTAGTTTCGTTTCAACAGGATATCCTGTTTGACTGTCAAAAATATGATGGTAATCTTTTCCATCGACTGTCAGGTGACGTTCATAAATGCCTGAAGTCACGACAGATTTATTGACAACAGGGATGGTCATTAAGTGATTTCCCCTCGGATTGGCTGGGTCTTTAATCCCGATTTGCCAAGGCTGATTTCCTCTTGCCTGATTTTTTCCAATAGTCAGGATATTCCCTCCCAGATTGATCAAGGCAGATGTCACTCCCTCTTCTCTCAGAAATTGGGCAACCTTATCCGCACTATAACCCTTGGCTAAACAACCAAGATCGATTTTCATTCCTTTTTGTTTTAAAAACACAGTGGAAGTGGAAGAATCTAACTCGATAGAATGAGGATTGATTAAAGGAAGTACTGATTCAATTTCTTGAGGCTGGGCAACTTTGGCATCTGAAAAACCGATACGCCAGGTTTGAATCAAGGGACCAATGCTGATGTTGAGATGACTAGAGGGCGCTAGGCTATGCTCTAATCCAAGTGAAATCAATTCAAACAAATCAGGATGAACTTTGACTGGAGCTATTCCAGCTTGATAATTGATTTCCATCAACTCCGATTCTTGACTATTGGCATTGAAGCGGTATTCAAGCTCTTTGAGCAAATCAAAGGATTTTTGGAGCAAGCTATCGGCTCGCTCATCTACTAATGAAATAGTGATAGTAGTCCCCATTAGCCGTTCGGAATGTGAACTAAGAGGCAAGCTACCAACTCCTTTCTCTTATGAAAAGAAGGTTGAAACATTGTAAATTTATATTAAATTTAACCCCTTACATTTTCTTTCCATGATACTAGCATACCATAAAGTCAGCGTTTTCACAAATAAAATTTGTAAACTTGTCAAGAAATATGCTCAGAAAATAAAGAGTAATTGTAAGAAAGGCTGATAAAATACAGATTATTTACATTTTTTTACAAAAAAATCGGGAAAATTAGCTAAACTCTTGTAAACGCTAACAGTAAATGTTATACTAGAAAGGTAAATTTAAAATTGAAGGTAGGAATTTTTCTATGAGTAAAATCGTTGTAGTTGGTGCTAACCACGCTGGTACAGCATGTATTAATACTATGTTGGATAATTTTGGAAATGAGAACGAAATTGTTGTATTCGACCAAAACTCTAACATCTCTTTCCTAGGATGTGGAATGGCCCTTTGGATCGGTGAACAAATTGACGGTGCTGAAGGCTTGTTCTATTCTGATAAAGAAAAATTGGAAGCTAAAGGTGCTAAGGTATACATGAATTCACCAGTTCTTTCAATCGACTATGATAACAAAGTAGTTACAGCAGAAGTTGAAGGGAAAGAGCACAAAGAATCATACGATAAATTGATTTTCGCTACAGGTTCTACACCAATCTTGCCACCAATCGAAGGTGTTGAAATTGTTAAAGGAAACCGTGAATTTAAAGCAACTCTTGAAAATGTACAATTCGTTAAATTGTACCAAAATGCTGAAGAAGTGATTCATAAATTGGCTGACAAGAGCCAACACCTTGACCGTATCGCCGTTGTTGGTGGTGGATACATCGGTGTTGAACTTGCTGAAGCTTTTGAGCGTCTTGGAAAAGAAGTTGTCCTTGTTGACATCGTAGATACTGTCTTGAACGGATACTACGACAAAGACTTCACTCAAATGATGGCGAAGAACTTGGAAGACCACAACATCCGCTTGGCGCTTGGTCAAACTGTTAAAGCAATTGAGGGTGACGGTAAAGTTGAACGCTTGATTACTGATAAAGAAACTTTCGATGTGGATATGGTTATCCTTGCAGTTGGTTTCCGTCCAAACACAGCCCTTGCTGATGGAAAAATTGAACTCTTCCGTAACGGTGCCTTCCTTGTAGACAAGAAACAAGAAACATCTATCCCAGGCGTTTACGCAGTAGGTGACTGTGCGACTGTTTATGACAACGCTCGTAAAGACACTAGCTACATCGCTCTTGCTTCAAATGCTGTTCGTACTGGTATCGTTGGTGCATACAACGCTTGTGGACATGAATTGGAAGGAATTGGTGTTCAAGGTTCAAATGGTATCTCAATCTACGGTCTTCACATGGTTTCAACTGGTTTGACTCTTGAAAAAGCTAAAGCTGCTGGTTACAACGCAACTGAAACAGGCTTTAACGATCTTCAAAAACCAGAATTTATGAAGCATGACAACCATGAAGTTGCCATCAAGATTGTCTTTGACAAAGATAGCCGTGAAATTCTTGGTGCACAAATGGTTTCACACGATTCTGCAATCAGCATGGGAATCCACATGTTCTCACTTGCTATCCAAGAGCATGTAACAATTGATAAATTGGCATTGACAGACCTATTCTTCTTGCCACACTTTAACAAACCATATAACTACATCACAATGGCTGCACTTACAGCTGAAAAATAAAATTTGATGAACTATCTGTCCTTAAGTTAAGGTCAGATAGTTTTTTAATCAATGTGTACCCATACAATTACATTATTTTTATCTTGTGATTCCTTCTAATCTAACTTAAAATGAAATGGTAGCTACCAATACAAATGATGAGGATAAAGAAATGACTGAAAATCGTTATGAACTAAATAAAAACTTGGCGCAGATGCTCAAGGGTGGGGTTATCATGGACGTTCAGAACCCTGAACAAGCCCGTATTGCAGAGGCTGCTGGTGCGGCAGCTGTGATGGCCTTGGAACGAATTCCGGCTGATATCCGTGCGGCTGGTGGGGTTTCCCGTATGAGTGATCCAAAGATGATTAAGGAAATCCAAGAAGCGGTTAGCATTCCAGTAATGGCCAAGGTCAGAATCGGGCACTTTGTTGAAGCTCAGATTTTAGAGGCTATTGAAATTGACTATATCGATGAGAGTGAAGTTTTATCTCCAGCTGACGACCGTTTCCATGTGGATAAGAAAGAATTCCAAGTTCCTTTTGTCTGTGGAGCTAAGGATTTGGGCGAAGCCTTGCGTCGTATCGCTGAAGGTGCTTCTATGATTCGTACCAAAGGAGAACCGGGTACGGGGGATATCGTCCAAGCTGTTCGTCATATGCGTATGATGAATCAGGAAATTCGCCGCATTCAAAACCTACGTGAGGACGAACTTTATGTTGCTGCTAAGGACTTACAAGTCCCTGTAGAATTGGTTCAATACGTCCATGAGCATGGAAAATTGCCAGTTGTAAACTTTGCTGCTGGAGGTGTTGCAACACCAGCAGATGCCGCGCTGATGATGCAATTAGGGGCAGAAGGTGTATTTGTCGGTTCAGGTATTTTCAAGTCAGGAGATCCTGTTAAACGAGCGAGTGCCATTGTCAAAGCGGTAACCAATTTCCGAAATCCTCAGATCCTAGCTCAAATCTCTGAAGATCTAGGAGAAGCCATGGTGGGTATTAATGAAAATGAAATCCAAATTCTCATGGCTGAGCGAGGGAAATAGATGAAAATTGGAATATTGGCCTTGCAAGGTGCCTTTGCAGAACATGCAAAAGTGCTAGATCAATTAGGTGTCGAGAGTGTTGAAATCAGAAATCTAGATGATTTTCAGAAACATCAGAGTGATTTGTCGGGATTGATATTACCTGGTGGAGAATCTACAACCATGGGCAAGCTCTTACGTGAGCAGGACATGCTGATTCCCATTCGAGAAGCCATTCTATCTGGCTTACCAGTGTTTGGGACCTGTGCAGGTTTAATTTTGCTGGCTAAGGAAATTACTTCTCAGGAAGAGAGTCATCTAGGAACTATGGATATGGTAGTCGAGCGCAATGCCTATGGGCGCCAACTAGGAAGTTTCTATACGGAAGCAGAATGTAAGGGAGTTGGCAAGATTCCGATGACCTTTATTCGCGGGCCGATTATCAGTAGTGTTGGAGAAGATGTAGAAATTCTAGCAACAGTTGACAATCAAATCGTTGCAGCCCAAGAAAAAAATATGTTGGTAACTTCTTTTCATCCAGAGTTGACGGATGATGTGCGCTTGCATCAGTATTTTATCAATATGTGCAAACAAAAAAGTTGAGACTGAATTTCTCAACTTTTTTACATGTAATAAACAATTGCGATGTATTGGAGGGCAGATGCAGCTAGGATAAAGAGGTGCCAAATCATGTGGAAATAAGGTTTTTTCTTGGCGTAAAATCCAGCCCCAACTGTATAACAGAGTCCGCCAGTTACCATGAGACTCCAGAAAATGGGCGTTGTTTGACTGATAATGGCAGGAATGATAGCTAAAACCAACCAGCCCATAATCAGGTAAAGAGCAAGGCTAAATTTCTCATTGACTTTTTTAGCAAAGATTTTATAGAGAATACCAAAGATGGTCGTTCCCCATTGGATGGCAATAATCAGATAGCCAAACCGGTTATTCATTAAGGTCAAGACGACGGGCGTGTATGAGCCTGCAATAGCAACATAAATCATAGAATGGTCAATGATTCGCAAGACATATTTGTGGGTCGAACCATAGGCCATAGAGTGATAAATGGTGGATGATAGAAACATGAGAAAGAGACTAATAACGAAAATGGAAACGCCGATAGATGATAAAAAACCGTGTGCTTCATAACTATAGGTGGATGAAATAGGGAGTAAGATGAGCATGATAACGGCCCCCACAGCATGGGTCACGCTATTAGCAATTTCCTCTCCAAAACTGAGTTGTTTGCTGAGTTTAAGACTAGTGTTCATTGGATTACCTCCTCTTGAGTATGATGGATTAAGTCTAGAGTTTGATGATAGAGTTTAACAGTTTGGCAGCTGGTTTGGATGATGGGGTTAGCTGGGTCCATTCCTTGGTTCATGTAGTTTACAAAAGCATCGTAGAGTTGGTCTGAACTTGCTTGACTTTGTAGAGTATTAAGTGTCTGTGCTATTTCTTGAATAGAGAATACTGACTTGAGGGTTGTGATAGCAATCAGACGGGCAATCTGTTGGCGTTGGTATTTTTTCTTGTCAGGCTTTGTCAGGTAACCATGTTTCACATAATTATTGACCATAGATGCTGTTAGGCCCTTGTCTTTATCAGGAGAGATAGGGGCGCAGACCTGATTGACATAGAGTAAAACCTGGTCCAGATAGAGGTCAATGTTTGGAATTTCTGCCCATTTTGGGTAGGAAAAGGTAGTTTTCATTTTCAACTCCTTTTTATCTAGTTTTAATAACTAGATTATAAAATAACAAAAACAGAAAGTCAAGTTTTAACTGCTTGTAGAAAGACTTAAATTATGCTATGATGGGAGAAACTAGTCAGAAATGAGGAGAAAAGATGGAAATTCGTTTAGCTTTTCCAAATGAAGTAGATGCCATCATGCAGGTGATGGAGGATGCTAAAAAATGTTTAGCAGATGCTGGTAGTGACCAGTGGCAAAATGGTTATCCAAATGCTGATATTATTATTGAGGATATTATCTCAGGTCAAGCTTACGTAGCCTTGGAAGAGGGAGAACTACTAGCTTATGCATCTGTGACCAAGAGTCCAGAGGCAGCCTATGAAGCCATTTATGAAGGCAACTGGCAAGCTGGGGAGTCAGAGTACCTAGTCTTTCACCGTATTGCTGTGGCAGCAGATGTCCAGGGACAGGGAGTTGCTCAAACCTTTTTAGAGGGCTTGATTGAAGGTTTTGACTATCTAGATTTTCGCTCAGATACGCATGTTGCAAACAAGGTCATGCAGCATATCTTTGAAAAACTAGGTTTTAAACAGGTTGGTAAGGTTCCAGTTGATGGCGAACGCTTGGCCTATCAAAAATTGAAGAAATAATGCAAAAGATGTACGTAAAAATCCTCTACTTTTCGCCAATAGGAACCTTGTCTTTGGTTGCCGACGAGCAATATCTGTATGGAATTTGGGTTCAGGAGCAGAAGCATTTTGAGAGGGGACTAGGAGATGAGCCGATAGAAGCAGTTGTTAGTCATCCCATTTTAGATCCAGTTATTGCTTGCTTAGATGCTTACTTTAAAGGCAAGCCTCAGGATTTATCCGACTTGCCTTTGGCTCCAATCGGAACTGATTTTGAAAAGCGAGTTTGGTACTATTTACAGAGAATTCCTTATGGCCAGACAGTGACCTATGGACAAATAGCCCAAGACCTGCAAGTGGCTTCTGCTCAAGCAATTGGTGGAGCAGTGGGGCGCAATCCTTGGTCTATCCTAGTACCTTGTCATCGTGTGCTAGGAGCAGGCAAGCGTCTGACAGGGTATGCTGCAGGAGTGGAAAAGAAAGCTTGGCTCTTGGAGCATGAAGGTGCAGATTTTAAAGATATAAAATAGAGAGTGAAAGACATGTTAGAATTTATCGAATACCCAAAATGTTCAACTTGTAAAAAAGCAAAACAAGAATTAAACCAACTCGGTGTGGACTACAAAGCTGTTCACATCGTAGAAGAAACACCCAGCCAAGAAGTCATTTTAAATTGGCTAGAGACCTCAGGGTTCGAGCTAAAGCAATTTTTCAACACCAGTGGAATCAAATACCGTGAATTAGGATTGAAAGATAAGGTAGGAAGTTTATCGAACCAAGAAGCGGCTGAGTTGCTAGCAAGTGACGGTATGTTGTTAAAACGGCCCATTTTAGTAGAAAATGGAACTGTTAAGCAAATCGGTTATCGAAAACCTTATGAAGAATTGGGATTGAAATAGTTTTTATCTATCTCTTTGATAGATAAAATATATAACCTCCCTGTTTCAAAGTATGATAAACTAGTAGGTAGACAAAGTCTGTATCTGACCGTAGCAAATAATTTCATTGACGGCAGAAGTATGGTAGAATGAATCATTATCAGGAGAGGATGTTTTTATGAATGTTACAATGATTTTAGCATCAGATTGGTACCAAAACTTGATGCAATTGATTCCGGATGGCAAACTTTTTAGTCTGCGTTCGGTCTTTGATGGAATTCCGAGAATTGTCCAACAACTTCCAATAACGATTATGTTGACCATTGGTGGTGCTCTTTTTGGCTTGGTTTTGGCACTTCTTTTTGCCATTGTGAAAATCAATCGTGTCAAGATTTTATATCCCTTGCAGGCCTTCTTTGTTAGCTTCCTAAAAGGGACACCGATTTTGGTGCAACTCATGTTGACCTACTACGGAATCCCTTTGGCCTTGAAAGCCCTCAATCAGCAATGGGGAACTGGTCTCAATATCAATGCTATTCCAGCGGCTGTTTTTGCGATTGTCGCCTTTGCATTTAATGAGGCAGCTTATGCGAGTGAAACCATTCGTGCAGCCATTCTCTCAGTCAATCCTGGTGAGATTGAGGCGGCACGAAGTCTGGGTATGACCCGAGCGCAAGTTTATCGTCGCGTAATTATTCCAAATGCAGCAGTTGTGGCAACTCCAACTTTAATCAATTCCCTAATCGGTTTGACCAAGGGAACTTCCCTAGCATTTAGTGCGGGTGTTGTGGAAGTCTTTGCCCAAGCTCAGATTCTAGGTGGAGCTGATTATCGTTACTTTGAGCGATTCATCTCCGTTGCCCTTGTTTATTGGGTAGTCAATATCGGAATTGAAAGCCTAGGTCGTTTTATCGAGAGAAAAATGGCTATTTCTGCACCTGATACAGTGCAAACAGATGCGAAAGGAGACCTTCGTTAATGATTAAGATTTCGAATTTAAGCAAATCCTTTTCAGGACAGACTGTCTTGGATCATCTGGACTTGGATATTCAAAAAGGGGAAGTTGTAGCCTTGATTGGTTCTTCAGGAGCTGGAAAATCAACTTTTCTTCGCAGTCTCAATTATCTTGAAACACCTGACAGTGGCTCTATTCAGATTGATGATTTCTCAGTTGATTTTTCTAAAATCACTCAAGAAGAAATCCTTGCCCTTCGTCGTAAGTTGTCTATGGTTTTTCAGCAGTTTAATTTGTTTGAACGCCGCACAGCACTTGATAATGTGAAAGAAGGCTTGGTTGTGGTCAAGAAATTATCTGACCAAGAAGCGACTAAGATTGCCAAGGAAGAGTTGGCTAAAGTTGGGCTTTCTGACCGTGAAAAACATTACCCTCGCCATTTATCAGGTGGACAAAAGCAACGGGTTGCCTTGGCGCGTGCGCTTGCTATGAAACCAGATGTCTTACTCTTAGATGAACCAACTTCAGCTCTTGACCCAGAATTGGTTGGTGAAGTAGAAAAATCTATTGCAGATGCTGCTAAGTCAGGACAGACTATGATTTTGGTCAGTCACGATATGTCCTTTGTAGCCCAAGTGGCTGATAAGATTCTCTTCCTAGATAAGGGGAAAATCATTGAGTCTGGAACTCCGGATGAGATTATCCACCATCCTAAAGAAGAGCGGACAAAAGAATTCTTCGCTAGTTACAAACGGACTTATATTTGATATAATAGATAAAGAAAAACTCAGTTAGCTGGACTAGCTGAGTTTACTCTTTAAAAAAGATAGAAATGAGAGAAACATGCTACTGCAACTATTTTCTTTATATTTCGAGAGTTTGATCTTGACTACCATCCTCGTCCTGATTTTTTTAGGGATTTGGATTGGACTGAGAGCCATGTCGGGAGTTGATAAGACAGCCAAGGCTCGCCAAGCCCATCTCTATGATATGATTATGATTGGAGTCTTGGTTGTTCCAGTATTATCCTTTGCGGTTATGAGTTTAATTCTTGTTTTCAAAGCATAATCCTTGCGTGATTGACAAGAAAGAGTTAGAATAAAGATAGTTACAACAAGAAAGAAGGAAACTATATGTACGATACTATTATTATCGGTGCTGGACCTGCAGGGATGACTGCAGCCTTGTATGCTGCTCGAAGCAATCTGAAAGTAGCCTTGATTGAAGGTGGTCTGCCAGGTGGTCAGATGAATAATACATCTGATATTGAAAATTACCCAGGATACGCTAATATTAGTGGGCCAGAATTGGCAGAAAAAATGTTTGAACCGCTTGAAAATCTTGGTGTTGAGCACATTTATGGTTATGTTGAAAATGTCGAAGACCATGGTGATTTTAAGAAAGTGATGACTGATGACCAAACTTATGAAACACGTACAGTTATCGTAGCAACTGGTTCTAAACACCGTCCTTTGGGAGTACCTGGAGAAGAAGAACTGAACAGTCGTGGTGTTTCTTATTGTGCCGTTTGTGATGGTGCTTTCTTCCGTGACCAAGATTTATTGGTAGTTGGTGGTGGAGATTCAGCTGTTGAAGAAGCCCTCTTCTTGACTCGTTTTGCCAAGACTGTTACCATTGTTCACCGTCGTGACCAACTTCGTGCCCAAAAAGTTTTACAAGACCGCGCCTTTGCGAATGAGAAAATCAGCTTTATCTGGGATTCTGTAGTGAAGGAAATCAAGGGTGAAAACCGAGT encodes the following:
- the glyS gene encoding glycine--tRNA ligase subunit beta, which translates into the protein MTKNLLVELGLEELPAYVVTPSEKQLGEKMAAFLKENRLSFEAVQTFSTPRRLAVRVTGLADKQSDLTEDFKGPAKKIALDSDGNFTKAAQGFVRGKGLTVEDIEFREIKGEEYVYVTKEEIGQAVEAIVPGVVDVLKSLTFPVSMHWANNTFEYIRPVHTLTVLLDEEEFDLDFLDIKGDRVSRGHRFLGQETKIQSALSYEEDLRKQFVIADPREREQMIVDQIKAIETEHGVRIEIDADLLNEVLNLVEYPTAFMGSFDAKYLEVPEEVLVTSMKEHQRYFVVRDQDGKLLPNFISVRNGNAEYLENVIKGNEKVLVARLEDGEFFWREDQKLVISDLVEKLNNVTFHEKIGSLREHMIRTGQIAILLAEKAGLSADETIDLARAAAIYKFDLLTGMVGEFDELQGIMGEKYALLAGETPAVAAAIREHYMPTSAEGELPESKVGAILAIADKLDTILSFFSVGLIPSGSNDPYALRRATQGVVRILDAFGWHIAMDELIDSLYALKFDSLTYENKAEVMDFIKARVDKMMGSTPKDIKEAVLAGSNFVVADMLEAASALVEASKEEDFKPSVESLSRAFNLAEKVEGVATVDSALFENDQEKALAEAVETLVLSGSASQQLKQLFALSPVIDAFFENTMVMAENEAVRQNRLAILSHLTQKAAKLARFNQINTK
- a CDS encoding DUF896 family protein, with translation MDPKKIDRINELAKKKKAEGLTPEEKVEQAKLREEYIEGYRRSVRHHIEGIKIVDEEGNDVTPEKLRQVQREKGLHGRSLDDPNS
- a CDS encoding NAD(P)H-dependent oxidoreductase, translating into MKFVGLVGSNYDQSYNRKLLEFIRRHFKLKFELEVLEIDEVPMFNQDEKWDESFQLRLLYNRITRADGVIIATPEHNHTISASLKSVLEWLSYEVHPFENKPVMIVGASYYDQGTSRAQVHLRKILDAPGVNAYTLPGNEFLLGKAKEAFDVNGNITNEGTVNFLETCLDNFVKYVGVVSKLKKPKPIEPEDLYCTNSIATTIQGVDPDDPEWVEKAAELVGAVSGDTYVKLDHGILTVNQIDMFLKAMPFELTFADDNNQFLYFNNAHQDPDTMFGKRVRAQSGNRLGTVHGTLPDSRMKNVEWVVGVLRNGDQEYVRTIVPGTPEGVINTHNYQAMYYPDGSYAGINEIIFNFQPWLDWYLNTTGQRLVGGNAAAPAGGHGHGDADATSGASDSGDAGGHGGGADATSGASN
- a CDS encoding NADPH-dependent FMN reductase gives rise to the protein MLKLIAIVGTNSKRSTNRQLLQYMQKHFAEKAEIELVEIKDIPVFNKPADKQVPVEILEIAAKIEEADGVIIGTPEYDHSIPAVLMSALAWLSYGIYPLLNKPIMITGASYGTLGSSRAQLQLRQILNAPEIKASVLPDEFLLSHSLQAFNPSGDLVDLDVIKKLDATFDDYRIFVKITEKLRNAQELLRKDAEDFDWENL
- a CDS encoding FAD:protein FMN transferase, with the translated sequence MPLSSHSERLMGTTITISLVDERADSLLQKSFDLLKELEYRFNANSQESELMEINYQAGIAPVKVHPDLFELISLGLEHSLAPSSHLNISIGPLIQTWRIGFSDAKVAQPQEIESVLPLINPHSIELDSSTSTVFLKQKGMKIDLGCLAKGYSADKVAQFLREEGVTSALINLGGNILTIGKNQARGNQPWQIGIKDPANPRGNHLMTIPVVNKSVVTSGIYERHLTVDGKDYHHIFDSQTGYPVETKLASLTIISDKSVDGEIWTTRLFGERPASILWQVESLEGIEAILIDKEGHLSCSSGIPTL